A genomic segment from Gilvibacter sp. SZ-19 encodes:
- a CDS encoding T9SS type A sorting domain-containing protein, with protein MKKILLVLLLCMTTFWSADGQSIAREWNEEVLNAIRNDFARPTVHARNLWHTSAAMYDVWAVFHPEAQTYFLGQTLGDFNIPFDGFESSVPTEEALEEALSFAVFRIMLNRFSSSPGQDNIFTRIFGLMEAKGYDVANGSTDYSSGDPAALGNYLAQQIIEFGLQDGSNEANDYANRFYQPVNSPLDTDGSGNPDMEFPNRWQPLFIEGFIDQSGNEIPETTPEFLSPEWGQVASFALKDEDRTIYNRDGFDYWVFHDPTDPSYIQDGLGMDDAYKWGFTLVSIWQSHLDPTDEVMIDISPASIGNLNEFPETFDEYKAFYDLFNGGDPSQGREINPVTGNPYEPQMVPRGDYARVLAEFWADGPDSETPPGHWFTIMNYVNDNPLLEKRFKGEGEELSDLEWDIKSYFILGGAMHDSAISAWGIKGWYDYTRPMTAIRYMAEQGQSTDPTLDNYHPHGIPLVPGYVEIVEPGDPLQGASGQHLGKIKLFTWRGHEYIIDPEFDTAGVGWILAEEWFPYQRISFITPPFAGYVSGHSTFSRAAAEVLTMLTGSEYFPGGMGVFEIPANAFLEFEIGPTVDMQLQWATYRDASDQTSLSRIWGGIHPPIDDIRGRKIGIEVATDAFALAESYFHGTVDSGSPAVAGDFIFPNPTSDFLTVQGATNDATTVEIYDLQGRRILVTPTNFDANNRTTLDVSALRSGVYFVVLVRGEDEKLMVRRLLKQ; from the coding sequence GTGAAAAAAATTCTACTCGTTTTACTGCTTTGCATGACTACTTTTTGGAGTGCTGACGGGCAAAGTATAGCTAGAGAATGGAATGAGGAAGTACTCAATGCCATTAGAAATGACTTCGCCAGACCTACCGTACATGCCAGAAATTTATGGCATACCTCTGCGGCCATGTACGATGTTTGGGCAGTTTTTCATCCTGAGGCGCAGACCTATTTTCTAGGTCAGACCTTGGGAGATTTCAATATTCCTTTTGACGGTTTCGAGTCTTCTGTTCCTACAGAGGAGGCCTTGGAGGAGGCCTTGAGTTTTGCCGTTTTTAGAATCATGTTGAACAGATTTTCATCTTCTCCGGGCCAAGACAATATCTTCACTAGAATATTTGGACTGATGGAGGCCAAGGGATACGATGTTGCCAACGGCAGTACAGACTATTCCTCTGGAGATCCGGCAGCTTTAGGGAATTATTTAGCCCAGCAGATCATTGAATTTGGCCTGCAAGATGGGTCTAACGAAGCCAATGATTACGCCAACCGCTTTTACCAACCGGTAAACTCGCCTTTGGATACAGACGGTTCTGGTAATCCTGACATGGAATTTCCCAACCGCTGGCAGCCATTATTTATAGAAGGTTTTATAGACCAGAGCGGTAACGAGATTCCAGAAACTACTCCGGAGTTTTTAAGTCCAGAATGGGGCCAAGTTGCTTCTTTTGCCTTAAAAGATGAGGATCGCACCATTTATAACAGAGACGGATTTGATTACTGGGTATTTCACGACCCAACGGATCCTTCTTATATTCAAGACGGCCTGGGAATGGACGATGCCTACAAATGGGGCTTCACTTTGGTTAGCATATGGCAATCTCATCTAGATCCAACAGATGAGGTTATGATCGATATTTCTCCGGCGAGTATCGGGAACCTCAATGAATTCCCGGAGACCTTTGACGAGTACAAGGCGTTTTATGATCTTTTTAATGGAGGAGACCCGAGTCAGGGCCGTGAGATCAATCCAGTGACCGGCAATCCTTACGAACCTCAAATGGTGCCTCGCGGTGACTACGCTAGGGTTCTGGCCGAGTTCTGGGCAGACGGGCCTGATAGCGAAACACCTCCCGGACACTGGTTCACTATCATGAACTATGTGAATGACAATCCGCTTTTAGAGAAGCGTTTCAAAGGAGAAGGAGAAGAGCTTTCTGATCTGGAATGGGATATCAAGTCTTATTTTATCCTTGGGGGTGCTATGCACGATTCTGCGATCTCTGCTTGGGGTATCAAGGGTTGGTATGATTATACGCGCCCAATGACGGCAATTCGCTATATGGCAGAGCAGGGCCAGAGTACCGATCCGACTTTAGATAATTATCATCCGCACGGAATTCCTTTAGTTCCTGGTTATGTTGAAATAGTTGAGCCTGGCGATCCCTTGCAAGGGGCTTCGGGACAACATTTGGGTAAGATCAAGTTGTTTACTTGGAGAGGTCACGAGTACATCATAGACCCAGAGTTTGATACAGCAGGTGTAGGGTGGATACTGGCAGAAGAATGGTTCCCTTACCAACGTATTAGTTTTATTACTCCGCCTTTTGCGGGTTATGTATCGGGACATTCCACTTTTTCTAGAGCAGCCGCAGAAGTATTGACCATGCTTACCGGATCTGAATATTTTCCAGGTGGGATGGGCGTTTTCGAGATCCCTGCAAATGCTTTTTTGGAGTTTGAGATAGGGCCGACCGTAGACATGCAATTGCAATGGGCCACTTATCGCGACGCCTCAGACCAAACCAGTCTTTCACGTATCTGGGGAGGAATACATCCGCCTATAGACGATATTAGAGGCCGCAAGATCGGTATTGAGGTGGCAACAGATGCTTTTGCTTTGGCAGAGTCCTACTTTCACGGAACAGTGGATTCTGGTTCTCCGGCAGTAGCAGGTGACTTTATTTTTCCGAACCCTACAAGCGACTTCTTGACTGTTCAAGGAGCCACTAATGATGCTACAACAGTAGAGATTTACGATCTACAAGGCAGAAGAATATTGGTCACTCCTACGAACTTCGACGCGAACAACAGAACAACTTTAGACGTTTCTGCGCTTCGCTCGGGAGTTTACTTTGTGGTCTTAGTACGTGGCGAAGACGAAAAGCTAATGGTGCGACGCCTGCTTAAACAATAA
- the kynU gene encoding kynureninase, translating into MHKNTLEYAQQCDQNDPIRDFRSQFHLPTDTHGNPMIYLCGNSLGLQPKSTEQYIKQELDDWAKLGVEGHTHARKPWLPYHEFLTDQMAAIVGAKPEEVVIMNTLTVNLHLMMVSFYRPTKTRYKIIIESDAFPSDKYAVESQLEMHGIDPKDGLLLWYPPKGEAICRMEDLERLLNDNKDEVALIMIGSTNYYSGQAFPLKEITRLGHQHGAMVGFDLAHGAGNIQPNLHECGADFAVWCSYKYLNSGPGSLGGCFVHERHRHNPELKRFAGWWGHNKESRFNMRQEFDVLPGAEGWQLSNPPILSMAAIRASLQVFADAGFDKIRQKSVQLTGFLEFLLNDMGDPNIQIITPSDPQQRGSQLSIQVKNADRKLHDALTDQGVISDWREPDVIRVAPAALYTRFEDVYEFINRLKNALAKLY; encoded by the coding sequence ATGCACAAAAACACTTTGGAATACGCGCAGCAATGCGACCAAAACGATCCGATTCGCGATTTCAGATCTCAGTTTCATTTGCCAACAGACACACACGGAAATCCAATGATCTATCTCTGCGGAAACTCCCTAGGGCTTCAGCCCAAATCTACAGAGCAATACATTAAACAAGAGCTTGACGATTGGGCCAAATTGGGTGTTGAAGGACATACTCATGCACGAAAACCGTGGCTGCCCTATCACGAATTTCTAACCGATCAAATGGCCGCAATAGTCGGGGCAAAACCAGAAGAAGTGGTCATTATGAACACCCTAACGGTGAATCTACACTTGATGATGGTTTCCTTTTACAGACCTACCAAGACCCGTTACAAGATCATCATAGAAAGTGACGCCTTCCCTTCTGACAAATACGCGGTAGAAAGTCAATTGGAAATGCATGGGATCGACCCAAAAGACGGCTTGCTATTATGGTATCCGCCCAAAGGTGAGGCCATTTGTCGCATGGAAGACCTGGAAAGACTGCTCAACGACAACAAAGACGAAGTTGCCTTGATCATGATAGGCAGCACCAATTACTACAGCGGTCAGGCCTTTCCACTAAAAGAAATAACAAGGCTCGGTCACCAGCACGGAGCTATGGTAGGATTCGATCTCGCTCACGGAGCGGGCAATATCCAACCCAATTTACACGAATGCGGAGCTGATTTTGCGGTCTGGTGCAGCTACAAATACTTGAACAGCGGCCCGGGAAGTTTAGGCGGATGCTTTGTACACGAAAGACACAGACACAATCCGGAACTCAAACGTTTTGCTGGCTGGTGGGGTCACAACAAGGAATCCCGATTCAATATGCGCCAAGAATTTGATGTTTTGCCGGGCGCCGAAGGATGGCAGCTCAGCAACCCTCCTATTTTGAGTATGGCTGCGATCCGTGCTTCGCTTCAGGTATTTGCGGATGCTGGTTTTGATAAGATCAGGCAAAAGAGTGTGCAACTTACCGGCTTTTTAGAATTCTTGCTCAACGATATGGGCGATCCTAATATTCAGATCATCACGCCGAGCGATCCGCAGCAAAGAGGCAGTCAATTAAGCATACAAGTAAAGAATGCGGACCGAAAATTACACGATGCGCTAACCGACCAAGGTGTTATTAGTGATTGGCGCGAGCCAGATGTGATCAGAGTCGCTCCGGCGGCACTCTACACGCGCTTTGAAGATGTCTACGAATTTATAAATCGATTGAAGAACGCCTTAGCTAAATTGTATTAA
- a CDS encoding NAD(P)/FAD-dependent oxidoreductase: protein MTAKNSHILIVGAGLCGSLLALRMAQRGHRVTLMERRPDLRKVTQDAGRSINLAFSNRGMKGMKLVGLEKEVTALCIPMFGRMIHDPKGNTFLSPYSGREGEYINSISRPGLNALLLDAAEAHDGVEIIFDQKCVSVDLEKASAAFKDYKTGEVRSYQADVLIGTDGAGSVVRKAMFNHKRFLFSFSQQWLTHGYKELTIPAAPNGGYKTEKGALHIWPRGEDMLIALPNLDGSFTVTLFLPYSNSDYCFDNLTSEEKVMEYFTNEFPDTLELMPNLAKEFFENPTAPLGTIKCSPWDAYGKVLLMGDAAHAIVPFYGQGMNASFEDVVEFDKILDETEDDWSQAFKLFSQRRKKDTDAIADLAVDNFHEMKEHTANPLFQAKRKVETALESNFPESYSSKYSLVTFSEDIPYAEAMRRGRAQDKAILNLLDDGLLPEDLALEEKLKIVKNHTEEVLHEDDLL, encoded by the coding sequence ATGACAGCGAAAAATTCACATATACTCATAGTTGGCGCCGGACTTTGTGGAAGCCTTTTGGCCCTACGGATGGCACAGCGCGGTCATCGCGTTACGCTAATGGAACGCAGACCAGATCTGAGGAAAGTAACTCAAGATGCTGGGAGATCGATTAACCTAGCCTTCTCCAATCGCGGCATGAAGGGCATGAAATTGGTCGGTTTGGAAAAAGAGGTTACTGCCTTGTGTATCCCCATGTTCGGGCGTATGATCCATGACCCTAAGGGAAATACTTTTCTGAGTCCCTATAGTGGTCGGGAGGGAGAATACATCAACTCCATTTCGCGCCCAGGCTTAAATGCACTGCTGCTCGACGCGGCAGAAGCTCACGATGGCGTGGAGATAATATTTGATCAAAAATGTGTCAGCGTGGACTTGGAGAAGGCCTCCGCTGCATTTAAAGACTATAAGACCGGCGAGGTCCGCAGTTATCAAGCAGACGTACTTATTGGTACAGATGGAGCTGGTAGCGTGGTGCGTAAGGCCATGTTTAACCACAAACGCTTTCTCTTTAGTTTCTCTCAACAATGGCTTACCCATGGCTATAAAGAATTGACCATTCCGGCGGCTCCAAATGGCGGCTACAAGACCGAGAAAGGCGCTTTGCATATCTGGCCTAGAGGCGAAGATATGTTGATAGCACTTCCGAACTTAGATGGTAGTTTTACAGTAACTTTATTTTTACCCTATAGTAATAGCGATTACTGTTTCGACAATCTGACCTCCGAAGAAAAGGTTATGGAATATTTCACCAACGAATTTCCAGACACCTTGGAACTCATGCCCAATTTGGCCAAGGAATTCTTTGAGAATCCGACAGCACCTTTGGGTACGATAAAATGTTCCCCTTGGGATGCTTATGGCAAGGTTTTACTAATGGGTGACGCGGCCCACGCCATAGTCCCTTTTTACGGACAAGGGATGAACGCCTCCTTTGAGGACGTTGTGGAATTTGATAAAATATTAGACGAGACCGAGGACGACTGGAGCCAGGCCTTTAAATTATTCAGCCAGCGACGTAAAAAAGATACCGACGCCATTGCTGATCTGGCCGTGGACAATTTCCATGAAATGAAAGAACACACGGCCAACCCATTGTTTCAGGCCAAAAGAAAAGTAGAAACAGCCTTGGAAAGTAATTTTCCGGAGTCTTATTCTTCAAAATATTCTTTAGTAACCTTTAGCGAGGATATTCCTTATGCTGAGGCCATGCGTCGTGGACGAGCTCAAGACAAAGCGATCTTAAATCTTTTGGACGACGGATTGCTTCCGGAGGACCTCGCCCTTGAGGAGAAATTGAAAATTGTTAAGAATCACACGGAAGAAGTCCTCCACGAGGACGATCTTCTATAA
- a CDS encoding RidA family protein: MKSRLVSGKAKPRGAYPHVKRVGDFIFISGTSSRLPDNSFAGVHQVDEMGTMRLDVREQTRAVLENIKDYLATEGATMEDVVDVTSFLVNMNDFAGYNEVYGEYFNSESGPARTTVAVHQLPHPNLVVEIKAMAYKPL, translated from the coding sequence ATGAAGAGTAGATTAGTATCTGGCAAAGCTAAACCCAGAGGAGCCTATCCACACGTAAAACGCGTTGGTGATTTTATATTCATCAGTGGAACCAGTTCTCGACTTCCTGACAACAGCTTTGCGGGTGTACATCAAGTTGACGAAATGGGAACCATGCGCTTGGATGTTCGCGAGCAAACTCGCGCAGTCCTAGAAAACATTAAAGATTATCTGGCCACAGAAGGCGCTACTATGGAAGATGTTGTCGATGTAACCAGTTTTTTGGTCAACATGAATGACTTTGCCGGTTATAATGAAGTCTATGGCGAGTACTTTAATTCAGAATCCGGACCAGCTCGAACTACTGTGGCAGTACATCAGTTGCCGCATCCGAATTTGGTGGTAGAGATCAAAGCCATGGCTTATAAGCCGCTGTAA
- a CDS encoding aldehyde dehydrogenase: MEKLQNFIDGKYCDPIDDQWLDNYVPSTGERSQQIPASNVKDVERAYKAAKKAFPSWSQTPIETRSSILIKLADLIAADLDKLAKAEALDNGKPLALATKVDIPRASANFRFFGNAITQFASEAHENLASDSINFTLRQPLGVVGCISPWNLPLYLFSWKIAPALAAGNTVVAKPSEITPVTAALLGKYCNEAGLPAGVLNIVHGKGPEAGQAIVAHSGIKAISFTGGTTTGAAIARTAAPMFKKLSLELGGKNPNIIFADCDFEKMLQVSLKSSFANQGQICLCGSRIFVQEEIYEKFKAAFIPAVKALKVGPSLAAGIDLGAVVSKQHMEKILSYTALAESEGKLLCGGQQLQIKEAPNGYYVAPTVIEVGTTRCRLQQEEIFGPVVTIMPFKTEEEALALANDVPYGLSATVWTSNIDRSIRVSKALEAGIVWVNTWLNRDLRTPFGGVKASGVGREGGFEALRFFTEPKNICIQYKTNT, translated from the coding sequence ATGGAAAAGCTGCAAAACTTTATAGACGGTAAATATTGCGACCCTATAGACGACCAGTGGTTGGACAATTATGTTCCCAGTACAGGGGAGCGTTCCCAACAGATCCCTGCATCCAACGTCAAAGACGTTGAGCGGGCTTATAAGGCTGCAAAAAAAGCATTTCCGTCTTGGTCACAAACCCCGATAGAGACCCGCAGCAGTATTTTAATTAAGCTGGCCGACCTAATAGCAGCAGATCTAGACAAATTAGCTAAAGCAGAAGCCTTGGACAATGGGAAACCGCTAGCGCTCGCTACCAAGGTAGACATACCGAGAGCATCGGCGAACTTTAGATTCTTTGGAAATGCGATTACTCAATTCGCTTCTGAGGCTCATGAGAATCTTGCTTCGGATTCTATCAATTTCACTTTGCGGCAACCTCTAGGCGTGGTTGGCTGTATCTCTCCTTGGAACTTACCACTCTACCTTTTCAGTTGGAAGATCGCTCCGGCCTTGGCCGCAGGAAATACTGTGGTTGCCAAACCGAGTGAGATCACACCAGTAACCGCAGCCTTACTCGGAAAATATTGCAATGAAGCTGGGCTGCCTGCAGGTGTATTAAACATTGTTCACGGAAAAGGCCCAGAAGCAGGACAGGCAATAGTAGCGCATTCGGGCATCAAGGCCATTTCATTTACAGGAGGAACAACTACCGGGGCAGCTATTGCAAGGACAGCTGCACCGATGTTCAAAAAGTTGTCTTTGGAATTGGGCGGTAAGAATCCCAATATCATTTTTGCCGATTGCGACTTTGAGAAGATGCTGCAAGTAAGCTTGAAGTCGTCATTCGCCAACCAAGGACAAATATGTCTTTGCGGCAGCCGCATCTTTGTACAAGAAGAAATTTATGAAAAGTTCAAAGCAGCTTTTATACCTGCGGTCAAAGCTCTAAAGGTAGGACCCTCGCTAGCTGCTGGCATTGACCTAGGAGCCGTAGTGTCAAAGCAGCATATGGAGAAGATTTTAAGCTATACGGCTTTGGCCGAATCCGAAGGGAAGTTGCTCTGCGGAGGGCAACAATTACAGATCAAGGAAGCTCCTAATGGTTATTATGTAGCTCCTACTGTAATAGAAGTGGGAACCACCCGATGCCGATTGCAGCAAGAAGAAATTTTTGGTCCGGTAGTGACCATTATGCCATTTAAAACTGAAGAAGAAGCCCTAGCCCTAGCCAACGATGTACCTTATGGCTTGTCGGCTACGGTCTGGACAAGCAATATAGACCGAAGTATACGCGTGTCTAAGGCCCTAGAGGCTGGAATAGTCTGGGTGAACACCTGGTTAAATCGCGATCTACGAACCCCTTTTGGCGGTGTAAAAGCCAGTGGTGTAGGCCGAGAAGGTGGCTTTGAGGCCTTGCGTTTCTTTACAGAACCCAAAAACATTTGCATTCAATACAAAACCAATACATGA
- a CDS encoding SDR family oxidoreductase, translating to MNLDLSDKNALVCGASAGIGAASARALAALGARVTLVARNAEKLTAVLQSLDNQEEAHDFLVADFSNPENLKAALAELPEDRNYHILINNTGGPKGGPIYSAAPEEFTQAFAQHLVCNQLLSQALVPGMQKDGYGRIINIISTSVKQPIDGLGVSNTIRGAVANWAKTLANELGPSGVTVNNVLPGFTATDRLADIVKNASKRFQKTEEEAAAFMRQLVPSRRFAEPEEIANAVAFLASPAASYINGINLPVDGGRTKSL from the coding sequence ATGAATTTAGATCTAAGTGATAAGAACGCTCTGGTTTGCGGAGCATCAGCAGGAATAGGCGCAGCTTCTGCGCGAGCATTGGCCGCATTAGGAGCGCGAGTGACCTTGGTTGCGCGTAATGCAGAAAAGCTCACAGCAGTTTTACAATCTCTGGATAACCAAGAAGAAGCACACGACTTTCTGGTTGCCGATTTTAGCAATCCGGAGAATTTAAAAGCGGCCTTGGCAGAATTGCCTGAAGATAGGAACTATCACATATTGATCAATAATACTGGAGGACCCAAAGGAGGTCCTATTTACAGTGCAGCTCCAGAAGAATTTACTCAAGCCTTTGCACAGCATCTGGTGTGTAATCAGTTGCTGAGTCAAGCTTTGGTCCCGGGAATGCAAAAAGATGGTTACGGTAGAATAATCAACATCATTTCCACCTCTGTAAAACAACCTATAGACGGACTCGGTGTAAGCAACACCATTCGTGGTGCAGTAGCTAATTGGGCTAAAACCTTGGCCAACGAATTGGGGCCATCTGGAGTAACAGTAAACAACGTACTACCTGGCTTTACCGCTACAGACCGCTTGGCCGATATAGTAAAGAACGCCTCCAAGAGATTCCAAAAGACCGAAGAAGAGGCAGCAGCCTTTATGCGACAGCTGGTGCCTAGCAGACGTTTTGCAGAACCAGAAGAAATTGCCAATGCAGTGGCTTTTCTGGCCTCCCCAGCAGCCAGTTATATAAACGGGATTAATTTGCCTGTAGACGGCGGAAGAACCAAAAGTTTGTAA
- a CDS encoding amidohydrolase family protein, translating to MERKLRINGHSHLLPYPEEIPDFMKEKGIFWVDKDRKYMLQKNWSRPVTDSSFFLDEKLAWMERYKIDHAVVLNLSQLYGNGLRLEEMKQALRFQNDFNARIQHDNPSKFTCGFVVHPGFVRGALWEIERCVEELGLQLLCLPTHYMDTIGTWRCIFDEENEPIFELASKYNLAVEIHPYDGEKFILLENTAWRFHLIWMLAQCADAYHFLTLNGYADKYPNMRVCFAHGGQLAQINLGRRIQGFDGRPDLFEGKVHPRKSVGHRNIFFDTLVHDTGGLKLLIENQGSKQVLVGLDDPYPLGEMESAPQSSYPGKILDLARQREILTEKECDAMWEDNVLQWLHGDDEAAKAALRKRILGG from the coding sequence GTGGAGAGAAAATTACGCATAAACGGACACTCGCATTTACTCCCTTATCCGGAAGAGATTCCAGATTTTATGAAGGAGAAAGGTATTTTTTGGGTCGATAAGGATCGCAAATACATGCTGCAAAAGAATTGGAGCCGACCGGTTACCGATTCCAGTTTCTTCTTAGATGAGAAACTAGCGTGGATGGAGCGCTACAAGATCGATCATGCGGTGGTCTTGAACTTATCGCAATTGTACGGCAACGGTTTGCGTCTGGAAGAGATGAAACAAGCCTTGCGATTTCAAAACGATTTCAATGCGCGCATCCAGCACGATAACCCTTCTAAATTCACTTGCGGTTTCGTAGTGCATCCTGGTTTTGTGCGCGGAGCTCTCTGGGAAATTGAACGCTGTGTAGAAGAATTGGGCTTGCAGCTATTATGCCTGCCTACGCACTACATGGACACCATCGGGACATGGCGCTGTATCTTTGACGAAGAAAATGAACCGATCTTTGAACTCGCTAGTAAATACAATTTAGCGGTAGAGATCCATCCGTACGATGGAGAAAAATTCATCTTGCTCGAAAACACCGCTTGGCGTTTTCACCTGATCTGGATGTTGGCGCAATGTGCAGATGCGTACCATTTCTTGACACTCAATGGCTATGCGGACAAATACCCCAATATGCGGGTTTGTTTTGCCCACGGCGGTCAATTGGCACAAATTAATTTAGGCCGGCGCATTCAAGGTTTTGACGGTCGCCCTGACCTTTTTGAAGGCAAGGTGCATCCGCGGAAATCTGTAGGACATAGAAACATCTTTTTTGACACTTTGGTTCACGATACTGGTGGGCTAAAACTCCTAATAGAGAACCAAGGCTCTAAGCAAGTATTGGTAGGTCTGGACGATCCGTATCCGCTAGGGGAAATGGAGAGCGCTCCGCAGTCCTCTTACCCTGGAAAGATCTTAGACTTGGCTCGACAGCGTGAAATACTCACCGAAAAAGAATGCGACGCCATGTGGGAAGACAACGTGCTGCAGTGGCTTCACGGAGACGATGAAGCGGCAAAAGCGGCCCTGAGAAAACGCATCTTAGGGGGGTGA
- a CDS encoding O-methyltransferase: protein MHFLPEAIDQYAVAHSQEEPELLQKLSKETWQKVLNPRMLSGHYQGRVLSLLAKIIRPRTILELGTYTGYSALCMLEGLHPEGEIHTLDQNEELYDLQRKYFDLSGAGDRIHQHLGAALGILPTLDLKYDLVFMDADKRNYPKYLELILPKMNSGGIILSDNVLWSGKVVEPLQPDDIDTKALLEYNHTLATHPQLETVLLPIRDGLTITRVK, encoded by the coding sequence ATGCATTTCTTACCAGAAGCCATTGACCAATACGCCGTAGCGCATTCTCAAGAAGAACCTGAACTTTTACAAAAACTCAGCAAAGAGACTTGGCAAAAGGTCTTGAACCCGCGTATGCTAAGCGGACACTATCAGGGTAGAGTTTTAAGTTTATTGGCCAAGATCATTCGACCTAGAACGATATTGGAATTAGGCACTTACACAGGCTACTCTGCTTTGTGTATGTTAGAGGGATTACATCCCGAAGGTGAGATCCACACCCTGGATCAAAACGAGGAATTATACGACCTGCAACGCAAATACTTTGACCTGTCTGGAGCTGGAGATCGCATTCATCAACATCTGGGTGCGGCTTTAGGTATATTACCAACCTTAGACTTAAAATACGATCTGGTCTTTATGGATGCAGATAAACGCAACTATCCAAAATATCTGGAGTTGATACTACCCAAAATGAATTCCGGAGGGATCATTCTAAGCGATAATGTCTTGTGGAGCGGAAAGGTAGTTGAGCCGCTTCAGCCCGATGATATCGACACCAAGGCCTTATTAGAATACAACCACACCCTAGCGACTCATCCGCAGCTAGAAACGGTACTCTTACCCATACGCGACGGGCTTACCATTACAAGAGTAAAATAA
- a CDS encoding twin-arginine translocase TatA/TatE family subunit, with protein MQALFIFGFISTPEIMFILFVVLLVFGADKIPTIARGLGKGMRQIKDATNEIKSEITKSAEQQGIDTSIVKDVQDSLQETKKSIEQVSGTIGRDPLSKSRSGELPGNKPSL; from the coding sequence ATGCAAGCATTGTTTATTTTTGGCTTTATCAGTACCCCAGAGATCATGTTCATTCTCTTTGTGGTATTGTTGGTGTTTGGTGCCGATAAGATCCCGACCATTGCCCGCGGTTTAGGCAAGGGAATGCGTCAGATCAAAGATGCCACCAACGAGATCAAAAGTGAGATCACCAAAAGTGCTGAGCAGCAAGGCATAGATACCAGTATCGTTAAAGATGTACAGGACAGCCTTCAGGAAACCAAAAAGAGCATTGAGCAGGTTAGCGGTACTATAGGCCGCGACCCACTTTCCAAATCACGTTCCGGCGAACTGCCAGGAAACAAGCCGAGTCTGTAA